The Pseudarthrobacter defluvii DNA window ATTCGGCCAGTCCGCCGGCGGTGATGCCATTGCCCACCTGATGGCCACACCCGAGGCACCAAACCTCTTCCGGCGCGCCATCATCCAGAGCGCGCCGCTGGGCATCACCCGGGGGCGGGCGAAGATGAACCACGCCATGGGCATTGCCGCCGAGTCGGTCACCGCGGAGACGCCCGCGATGGAAGTGGTGGAAATTGAGGAGCAGGTCACCCACGTGGCCAAAAAGTTCGGCATGTTGGCCGCCATGCCCTTTGGCACCCAGTACGGCCACGACCCCCTGCCCGAAGAGTCCGGCATCGAGGCTGCCTGGAACCGGACTGCGCCGGCCATCGAGGTGCTGATCGGGCATACCTCGGAGGAGGCCCGGCTGTTCCTCCCACGGAGTCCGCGCCTGATGCGCCTGGCCGGTGTTCCTGTGGTTGGGCCTGCCACGGTCCGGGCCATCGACTGGGTGGTCACCGAAACCGTGTATGGCCGCGCAACCCGCCGTTTCGCCCGCCGCCATGCGCAGGCCGGTGGACGGGCGCACCGCTACGTCCTGCACTGGCACGCACCCGGCAACATCTTCGGCGCTGCCCACACCGTGGACCTGCCCCTGCTGCTTGGCGACCGGAAGACCTGGGACGGCGTAGGACTGATCGCCGGCGCTGACTGGGAGTCCGCGGACATGACTGGCAGGGCGGTGAGGTCATTGTGGGCCCGTTTTGCCCGCGGGGATGACCTGGGTGAGGCTGGCGCCGTGAACGATGCCCTCCACTACCGGCGGGTCTGACAGGAAGCCCGTGAGAACCCTCGGCGTGGACCTGGCGGCCTCGACCAAGAAGACCGCCGTCGCGGTCGTTGAATGGAGCGATGACTGCGCCACGCTGACCCGTTTGGCCCTGGATGTAAGCGACCAGGAGATTGTGGACTTGTTCGGCACCTGCGACATGACCGGCGTCGACTGTCCCGTGGGCTGGCCCGACGCACTGATCCCCTTCCTGACCGGCCACCTGAATTCCGACGCCGGACCCGTCCTTGAGCACGACGGGAGCGCGGGCCGGAGGCTGCTTGCCTACAGGCGCCGTGGCTGGACCTGGGCGGTCACCGGGAGCGAATAGCCGCTTCAGACGACCTGTTCGACGCCGTGATCGCCTCGCTGACCGCCCGGGCCGTGGCCCGCCGTCGTACCCTCCTGCCGGACGCTGCCCACGCAGCAGCCGCCCGCAGCGAAGGCTGGATCCACCTGCCCTCCTGCGGCCTGGACGAGCTCCCGCTTCAGTAGGTCAGCCGCCCAGCTTCCAGTTCCGGATCTCCTCGGGGTCCTCGCCGTGGGTTCGGGTGTGTTCGCGGGCGCGGGCCCGGCGGTCCTGCAGGTCCTGGCGGAGGAGCGACTGCTTCTCGGCCAGACCGGGAACGCGGTCAATCGCGTCGATGGCCAGGGTGAAGCGGTCAATGCCGTTGAGCATGGCCATGTCGAACGGCGTGGTGGTGGTCCCCTCTTCCTTGTAACCGTGCACGTGCAGCCCCTGCTGGT harbors:
- a CDS encoding carboxylesterase family protein, with translation MSSEPALTSQLLFHPPCGPVSGWRDGDVVRATGIPYARAPRFQPPAQVPDWTAEFAATSLSPACPQAPVPFLDAVLGTKYGELPGSEDCQNLSITMPADVLADEKLPVMVWIHGGSYTTGSGDLAIFDPARLVAENRVIVVSVTYRLGLFGFLATPAGRPGNLGLLDQLEAFRWVQRNIAAFGGDPGHVTAFGQSAGGDAIAHLMATPEAPNLFRRAIIQSAPLGITRGRAKMNHAMGIAAESVTAETPAMEVVEIEEQVTHVAKKFGMLAAMPFGTQYGHDPLPEESGIEAAWNRTAPAIEVLIGHTSEEARLFLPRSPRLMRLAGVPVVGPATVRAIDWVVTETVYGRATRRFARRHAQAGGRAHRYVLHWHAPGNIFGAAHTVDLPLLLGDRKTWDGVGLIAGADWESADMTGRAVRSLWARFARGDDLGEAGAVNDALHYRRV
- a CDS encoding DUF429 domain-containing protein encodes the protein MRTLGVDLAASTKKTAVAVVEWSDDCATLTRLALDVSDQEIVDLFGTCDMTGVDCPVGWPDALIPFLTGHLNSDAGPVLEHDGSAGRRLLAYRRRGWTWAVTGSE